A stretch of the Nitratifractor salsuginis DSM 16511 genome encodes the following:
- the guaB gene encoding IMP dehydrogenase, translated as MRIKMRALTFEDVLLVPQHSTVLPKEVSLKSRLTRRVGLNVPIVSAAMDTVTEHRAAIAMARLGGIGIIHKNMDIATQAFEVKKVKKSESGIIIDPIFIGPDATVADADAMMAEYRISGVPVVDENRKLLGIITNRDMRFITDKSLKVRDVMTPMPLVTAKKGTSLDEAAKVLQEHKIEKLPIVDENGILTGLITIKDIEKREQYPNANKDEFGRLRVGAAIGVGQLDRAKALVEAGVDVIVLDSAHGHSQGIIDTLKMIKAELDVDVIAGNIATGAAAADLIEAGADAVKVGIGPGSICTTRIVAGVGVPQISAIDEVAQVANPMGVPVIADGGIKYSGDIAKALAVGASSVMLGSALAGTYEAPGEMIIYNGRQFKEYRGMGSIGAMTKGSTDRYFQEGTAADKLVPEGIEGRVPYRGRIADVIHQMTGGLRSSMGYCGAKDIPTFWERAEFVEITSAGLKESHVHDVTITKESPNYHS; from the coding sequence ATGCGAATCAAAATGCGCGCTCTGACTTTCGAAGATGTCCTGCTGGTACCCCAGCACTCTACCGTCCTGCCCAAAGAGGTTTCCCTCAAAAGCCGTCTCACCCGCCGGGTCGGGCTCAATGTCCCCATCGTCTCGGCAGCGATGGATACCGTCACCGAGCATCGGGCCGCCATCGCTATGGCCCGTCTGGGCGGGATCGGGATCATTCACAAAAATATGGATATCGCCACCCAGGCGTTTGAAGTCAAGAAGGTCAAAAAGAGCGAAAGCGGGATCATCATCGACCCCATCTTCATCGGGCCCGACGCGACGGTGGCCGATGCCGACGCGATGATGGCCGAATACCGGATCTCCGGGGTTCCCGTGGTGGATGAGAACCGCAAGCTTCTGGGGATCATCACCAACCGTGATATGCGCTTCATCACCGACAAGAGCCTCAAGGTCAGGGATGTGATGACCCCCATGCCTCTGGTGACCGCCAAGAAGGGTACTTCCCTCGACGAAGCAGCCAAAGTGCTCCAGGAGCACAAGATCGAGAAGCTTCCCATCGTGGATGAGAACGGCATCCTCACCGGGCTGATCACCATCAAAGATATCGAGAAGCGCGAGCAGTATCCCAACGCCAACAAGGATGAGTTCGGCCGCCTGCGCGTCGGCGCCGCCATTGGGGTCGGGCAGCTCGACCGGGCCAAAGCGCTGGTGGAAGCCGGAGTGGATGTGATCGTCCTCGACTCGGCCCACGGCCACTCCCAGGGGATCATCGATACCCTCAAGATGATCAAAGCGGAGCTCGATGTGGATGTGATCGCGGGGAACATCGCCACAGGTGCCGCCGCCGCCGATCTCATCGAAGCGGGCGCCGATGCGGTCAAAGTGGGTATCGGGCCCGGTTCCATCTGTACCACCCGGATCGTCGCAGGAGTCGGCGTGCCCCAGATCAGCGCTATCGACGAGGTGGCCCAGGTGGCTAATCCGATGGGCGTTCCCGTCATCGCCGACGGAGGGATCAAATACTCCGGCGATATCGCCAAAGCCCTGGCGGTGGGGGCCAGTTCGGTCATGCTGGGCAGCGCCCTGGCGGGGACCTATGAAGCTCCCGGTGAAATGATCATCTACAACGGCCGCCAATTCAAAGAGTATCGGGGGATGGGTTCCATCGGTGCGATGACAAAAGGAAGTACGGACCGCTACTTCCAGGAAGGCACCGCCGCGGACAAACTGGTCCCCGAGGGGATCGAGGGGCGGGTCCCCTACCGCGGGCGCATCGCCGATGTGATCCATCAGATGACCGGAGGGCTGCGCTCCTCTATGGGCTACTGCGGAGCCAAAGACATCCCCACCTTCTGGGAACGGGCGGAGTTCGTGGAGATCACCAGCGCCGGGCTCAAAGAGTCCCATGTCCACGACGTCACCATCACCAAAGAGAGCCCCAACTACCACTCCTGA
- a CDS encoding OmpA family protein: protein MRRVVRLFVGISLFSALILAGGLVTGTSRPFAPGDKVLYRNDFRNCPVGEIPEGFNKIDGAVECVKFNNHIWVANSAAAGMELGKKIDLGAGDFSIDFNVVPRDAGEFNFFLYENDEKGWDKKVIPKSKLTFYQCGVNLEGVGFLKKIKDCYEKPQHVALQVRRGQMRFYINGKRAVAIPWKLEKGKGVTGFGFEHRFRADPYGYLISDLRVAKYTKAEAKPTPEQVGIIVRKTSEGSMLTVPEKVLFDFNKFILKPEAKKALDVVADYIRSHPARQIVVTGYTDNIGTDAYNLRLSLQRAQSVADYLMDCGKVDPKLFKIVGKGKANPIADNATEEGRAKNRRVEIRLIR, encoded by the coding sequence ATGAGAAGAGTTGTTCGGCTTTTCGTCGGAATATCCTTATTTTCCGCGTTAATTCTGGCCGGTGGATTGGTGACGGGAACATCCCGTCCTTTTGCTCCTGGGGACAAGGTCCTCTACCGGAACGATTTCAGGAATTGTCCGGTGGGGGAGATCCCCGAAGGGTTCAACAAGATCGACGGAGCAGTGGAGTGCGTGAAATTCAACAATCACATCTGGGTTGCCAATTCCGCGGCCGCCGGTATGGAGCTAGGCAAAAAGATCGATCTGGGTGCGGGAGATTTCTCCATCGACTTCAATGTCGTTCCCCGAGACGCAGGTGAATTCAATTTCTTCCTCTATGAGAACGATGAGAAGGGCTGGGACAAGAAAGTGATCCCAAAAAGCAAGTTGACCTTTTACCAATGTGGGGTCAATTTGGAGGGCGTAGGATTCTTGAAAAAAATAAAAGATTGCTATGAGAAACCCCAGCATGTCGCTTTGCAGGTACGAAGGGGGCAAATGCGCTTTTATATCAACGGGAAACGTGCCGTAGCGATCCCGTGGAAGCTGGAAAAGGGAAAGGGTGTGACGGGTTTCGGTTTCGAACATCGGTTTCGGGCGGATCCCTACGGGTATCTGATCAGCGATCTTCGGGTGGCGAAGTACACGAAAGCCGAGGCGAAACCCACCCCCGAACAGGTAGGGATTATTGTGCGCAAGACGAGTGAGGGGTCGATGCTGACGGTCCCTGAGAAGGTCCTTTTTGACTTCAATAAATTCATCCTCAAACCCGAGGCCAAAAAGGCCCTCGATGTGGTGGCGGACTATATCCGCTCCCATCCCGCCCGGCAGATCGTCGTCACCGGCTATACCGACAATATCGGCACCGACGCCTACAACCTGCGCCTTTCTCTGCAACGGGCCCAGTCGGTGGCGGATTATCTGATGGATTGCGGAAAGGTCGATCCCAAACTCTTCAAGATCGTCGGGAAGGGCAAAGCCAACCCCATCGCCGACAACGCCACAGAAGAGGGCCGGGCCAAAAACCGCCGGGTAGAGATCCGGTTGATTCGATGA
- a CDS encoding ATP-binding protein has protein sequence MVDWQRKKAAVFRPSLGRLKGIDTLDPITLDALVGIGEQKRRLIENTEAFLRGEEAENVLLWGSRGTGKSSLVKALLNAYADRGLRVIEFFKEDLRHLPDVLDEIRGEPWRFILFLDDLTFGEGENIYTYLKSAMEGSIEPSPDNLLVYATSNRRHLVPEYQRENEATIIREGEIHYTDSVEEKISLADRFGLWLAFYPLNQEEYLAVVDHYFKGEEIDREALHREALRFAQERASRSGRTARQFWKAWKGRLRRVGGQASR, from the coding sequence ATGGTCGATTGGCAGAGGAAAAAAGCAGCCGTTTTCCGTCCCTCTCTTGGACGGCTCAAAGGCATAGATACTCTCGATCCGATCACTCTGGATGCGCTGGTGGGGATTGGGGAGCAGAAACGCCGCCTCATCGAGAATACCGAGGCTTTCCTCCGGGGAGAAGAGGCGGAGAACGTCCTGCTCTGGGGTAGTCGGGGCACGGGCAAATCCTCCCTGGTCAAAGCCCTGCTCAACGCCTATGCCGACCGAGGGTTGCGGGTGATCGAGTTTTTCAAAGAGGATCTGCGTCATCTCCCCGATGTGCTCGACGAGATCCGGGGTGAGCCCTGGCGCTTCATCCTCTTTCTCGATGATTTGACCTTCGGTGAAGGGGAGAATATCTATACCTACCTCAAGAGCGCGATGGAAGGTTCCATCGAACCCTCGCCCGATAATCTCTTGGTCTATGCCACCTCCAACCGCCGCCATCTCGTCCCCGAGTATCAGAGAGAAAATGAAGCTACGATCATACGAGAGGGTGAAATTCACTACACCGATTCGGTAGAGGAGAAGATCTCCCTGGCGGATCGATTCGGCCTTTGGCTGGCTTTCTACCCCTTGAATCAGGAAGAGTATCTCGCTGTGGTGGATCACTACTTCAAAGGGGAGGAGATCGATCGGGAAGCCCTGCATCGAGAAGCCCTGCGTTTCGCCCAGGAACGGGCTTCCCGAAGCGGCCGCACCGCCCGGCAGTTTTGGAAGGCGTGGAAGGGACGGCTCCGGCGAGTGGGGGGCCAAGCGTCGCGATAA
- the tolB gene encoding Tol-Pal system protein TolB: MRLLLTLLLSCYLFAVDATLKIEKNVDQRAKIAVIDSSDPGMPLGRKSYEIFTADLKITGHYRPDGLYHDGSFNGPILNPDLRAMEYLLKYRISESGNGVSLDVKVLKGGDSSLVFERKYSIGSQARYPFLIHRAVTDLNAAMGFTPVDWLNRYVLFARYTGRRESEVVLADYTFTYIKPIIRGGLNIFPVWGDAKQRTIYYTDYSGKLPTLYRLDLTTGQRTRILDSQGMLVCSDVSRDGKRLLLTMAPSGQPDIYEYNVATGEKRQLTTYSGIDVGGKYADKERSMVFVSNRLGYANIFKKPLAGGPITQLVFHGSNNDSCDAFDNKVVYSSKEKSSFGKAFNLYLTTTDGDYTRPLTSGGINQFPRFSNDGNTVLYIKRSEAGNSIGYIGLQTDLSILFPLGEHRIQSIDW, translated from the coding sequence ATGCGCCTTCTGTTGACGCTCCTGCTCTCCTGCTATCTTTTTGCCGTGGATGCGACGCTCAAGATCGAGAAGAATGTGGATCAGCGTGCCAAGATCGCCGTCATAGACAGCTCCGACCCGGGGATGCCTCTGGGCCGGAAGAGTTATGAGATCTTTACGGCCGATCTGAAGATCACGGGCCACTATCGCCCCGACGGCCTCTACCACGACGGGAGCTTCAACGGGCCGATCCTCAACCCCGATCTGCGCGCGATGGAGTATCTGCTTAAATACCGCATCAGTGAGTCCGGCAATGGGGTGAGCCTCGATGTTAAAGTCCTCAAAGGGGGAGACTCTTCCCTGGTCTTCGAGCGCAAATACAGCATCGGCTCTCAGGCCCGCTATCCTTTCCTCATTCACCGGGCGGTGACCGATCTGAATGCCGCGATGGGCTTCACGCCGGTCGATTGGCTCAACCGCTATGTGCTTTTCGCCCGCTACACCGGCCGCCGGGAGAGCGAAGTGGTCCTGGCCGATTACACCTTCACCTACATCAAGCCGATCATCCGGGGCGGGCTCAATATCTTTCCCGTCTGGGGCGACGCGAAGCAGCGGACGATCTACTACACCGACTACAGCGGCAAACTTCCTACGCTCTATCGCCTCGATCTGACGACGGGGCAGCGGACACGGATCCTCGATTCCCAGGGGATGTTGGTCTGCTCCGACGTCAGCCGGGACGGCAAGCGACTGCTACTGACGATGGCCCCTTCCGGCCAACCCGATATCTACGAATACAATGTCGCCACCGGCGAGAAACGTCAGCTCACCACCTACAGCGGGATCGATGTGGGAGGCAAATATGCCGACAAGGAACGGAGTATGGTCTTCGTCTCCAACCGACTGGGCTATGCCAATATCTTCAAAAAACCCCTCGCGGGCGGCCCCATCACCCAACTGGTCTTCCACGGAAGCAACAACGATTCCTGCGATGCCTTCGACAACAAAGTGGTCTATTCGAGCAAAGAGAAGAGCAGTTTCGGCAAAGCTTTCAACCTCTATCTGACGACGACCGACGGCGACTATACCCGGCCGCTGACCAGCGGCGGGATCAACCAGTTCCCCCGCTTCTCCAACGACGGGAATACCGTGCTCTATATCAAGCGCAGCGAAGCGGGCAATTCCATCGGCTACATCGGCCTGCAGACCGATCTGAGCATCCTCTTCCCCCTGGGAGAGCACCGCATCCAGTCGATCGACTGGTAA
- a CDS encoding nucleotidyltransferase domain-containing protein, protein MRLSKEERKLLKRTLAEMSKEAELYLFGSRVDDRKRGGDIDLLVVDKRLSKKDLRKLRIEFCKHFGEQKIDIVLDNGKVDDPFITIAREGAVPL, encoded by the coding sequence ATGAGACTGTCCAAAGAAGAGAGAAAGCTCCTGAAACGTACTCTTGCCGAGATGTCCAAAGAGGCGGAACTCTACCTTTTTGGCAGCAGGGTAGACGATAGGAAACGGGGCGGGGATATCGACCTGCTGGTAGTGGATAAGCGGCTGAGCAAAAAGGATCTTCGAAAGCTTCGTATCGAATTTTGCAAACATTTTGGAGAACAGAAAATCGATATCGTTCTGGATAACGGAAAAGTAGACGATCCTTTTATCACCATTGCTAGAGAGGGGGCTGTTCCTTTATGA
- the gatA gene encoding Asp-tRNA(Asn)/Glu-tRNA(Gln) amidotransferase subunit GatA, which translates to MITLKEALIKSPQELAEIRQELRRKAESGGLNAVIAFDEAGEGVPILLKDNIQVKGWNVTCASKILQGYVAPYDATVVENLRAAGMAPFGRANMDEFAMGSTTESSVYGPTLNPHDTSRVPGGSSGGSAAAVAAGEAIAALGSDTGGSIRQPAAYCGVVGFKPTYGRVSRYGLGAYASSLDQIGPITQNVEDAAILYDAIKGHDPRDSTSAEFEKEPIYGQIDPDRKLTIAVIDNYVAEASPAVQRAHEEALKALEAEGHTIVHKELSNTKYDIATYYIVATAEAATNLARYDGVRYGRRCDDPKNLEDLYFRTRSEGFGEEVKRRILLGNFVLSSGYYDAYYLKAQKVRHLIRDEFNKIFAEADLILSPVAPSVAPKLGALADPLEMYKSDMYTIAVNLVGLPGLSLPVMKDSETGMPVGLQLLAKAFDEKTLFDGAASLERAVNYSH; encoded by the coding sequence GTGATAACCCTCAAAGAAGCATTGATCAAATCACCCCAGGAGTTGGCGGAGATCCGACAGGAGCTGCGGCGCAAGGCCGAAAGTGGTGGCCTCAACGCCGTCATCGCCTTTGACGAAGCGGGGGAGGGGGTTCCCATCCTCCTCAAAGACAATATCCAGGTCAAAGGGTGGAATGTCACCTGCGCCTCGAAGATCCTCCAGGGCTATGTGGCCCCCTATGACGCGACCGTGGTGGAGAATCTTCGGGCGGCGGGGATGGCCCCTTTCGGCCGGGCCAATATGGACGAGTTTGCTATGGGTTCTACGACCGAGAGCAGCGTCTACGGCCCCACCCTCAACCCCCACGATACAAGCCGGGTGCCCGGGGGCTCCTCGGGCGGTTCCGCCGCGGCGGTAGCAGCCGGCGAAGCCATCGCGGCCCTGGGGAGCGATACCGGCGGTTCCATCCGCCAGCCCGCCGCCTATTGCGGTGTGGTGGGCTTCAAACCTACCTACGGCCGGGTGAGCCGCTACGGATTGGGCGCCTACGCCTCCAGCCTGGACCAGATCGGGCCCATTACCCAAAATGTGGAGGATGCGGCGATTCTCTACGACGCTATCAAGGGTCACGATCCCAGGGACTCCACCAGCGCCGAGTTTGAAAAAGAGCCGATCTACGGGCAGATCGATCCCGACCGCAAGCTCACGATCGCGGTGATCGACAACTACGTCGCCGAAGCTTCCCCGGCGGTACAGCGGGCCCACGAAGAGGCGCTCAAGGCTCTGGAGGCCGAGGGGCATACCATTGTCCACAAAGAGCTCTCCAACACCAAATACGACATCGCCACCTACTACATCGTCGCCACCGCCGAAGCGGCGACCAACCTGGCCCGCTACGACGGGGTGCGCTACGGGCGCCGCTGCGACGATCCGAAAAACCTGGAGGATCTCTACTTCCGCACCCGCAGTGAAGGCTTCGGCGAAGAGGTCAAGCGCCGGATTTTGCTGGGCAACTTCGTCCTCAGCTCCGGCTACTATGACGCCTATTACCTCAAAGCCCAGAAGGTCCGCCACCTGATCCGGGACGAATTCAACAAGATCTTCGCCGAGGCGGATTTGATCCTTTCGCCGGTCGCCCCCTCCGTCGCTCCCAAACTGGGGGCCCTGGCCGATCCCCTGGAGATGTACAAGAGCGATATGTACACCATCGCCGTCAACCTGGTGGGCCTGCCCGGATTGAGCCTGCCCGTTATGAAGGACAGCGAAACCGGGATGCCGGTCGGATTGCAGCTGCTGGCCAAAGCCTTTGACGAGAAGACCCTTTTTGACGGTGCCGCCAGCCTGGAACGTGCGGTCAACTACAGCCACTAA
- a CDS encoding tetratricopeptide repeat protein, producing MKRSALILTLALLGATLLWAEPSVYGGGYGGSSLATQNKKTILSLRQQVNRLQEEVDGLRSMVSSLNQQINLLSRKSKSDGSEQLLAKRLDSLEARLARLEKNPARQSTTRRKPAQSSTGSSGQKAQAAKTTQTAASKKDPLLKAGSSALFSRGVRLINQKRYAEAKRRFDILAGRKYKPAAVNFYLGEIAYRTGKNDDAIRYYQKSAELDENAAYMDRLLLHTGIALERTGDKAQARNFFQAIVDGYPGTPSARVAKKHLK from the coding sequence GTGAAACGTTCGGCACTGATTTTGACCCTGGCGTTGTTGGGGGCGACCCTGCTTTGGGCCGAACCTTCCGTCTACGGAGGAGGATACGGCGGCAGCTCCCTCGCTACGCAGAACAAAAAGACGATTCTCTCCCTGCGTCAGCAGGTCAACCGCCTCCAGGAGGAGGTCGACGGTTTGCGCAGTATGGTTTCGAGCCTCAATCAGCAGATCAACCTTCTCTCCAGGAAATCGAAGAGTGACGGAAGTGAACAACTCCTTGCCAAGCGATTGGATTCACTGGAAGCTCGATTGGCCCGCCTCGAGAAAAACCCTGCGCGCCAAAGCACGACCCGCCGAAAGCCCGCTCAGAGCTCCACCGGCTCTTCGGGGCAGAAAGCCCAAGCCGCCAAAACAACGCAAACAGCCGCTTCCAAAAAAGATCCGCTCCTGAAGGCCGGCTCCTCGGCTCTCTTCAGTCGCGGGGTGAGGCTGATCAACCAGAAACGCTATGCCGAGGCCAAGCGGCGTTTCGACATCCTGGCCGGGCGCAAATACAAACCGGCGGCGGTCAACTTCTATCTGGGGGAGATCGCCTACCGTACCGGCAAGAATGACGACGCGATCCGCTACTACCAAAAGAGTGCCGAGCTCGATGAGAACGCCGCCTATATGGACCGGCTGCTGCTGCATACCGGTATCGCCCTGGAGCGTACCGGGGACAAAGCCCAGGCCAGAAACTTCTTCCAGGCGATCGTCGACGGCTATCCGGGGACTCCCAGCGCCCGTGTGGCGAAAAAACATCTTAAATAA
- a CDS encoding FKBP-type peptidyl-prolyl cis-trans isomerase, translating into MAIENENSVVGIEYEVKEAGTDTVIDSNKGAQPLEFITGKGQIIPGLEKALVGMKEGESKKIVVPAAEAYGEVNPEAKQTLPREQFEGIDLKKGMALYGQGEDGQTVQVTVVDFDDNTVTIDFNHPLAGKDLEFDVTVTEARPATDTEAQTGQVGGGCTDGSCGCGH; encoded by the coding sequence ATGGCAATTGAAAACGAAAACAGCGTCGTCGGCATCGAGTACGAAGTCAAAGAGGCCGGTACCGATACCGTCATCGACAGCAACAAGGGGGCACAGCCTCTCGAGTTCATCACCGGCAAGGGGCAAATCATCCCCGGTCTGGAGAAAGCACTGGTCGGTATGAAAGAGGGCGAAAGCAAGAAGATCGTCGTCCCCGCCGCCGAAGCCTACGGCGAAGTCAATCCCGAAGCGAAGCAGACCCTGCCCCGCGAACAGTTCGAAGGGATCGATCTGAAAAAAGGGATGGCACTCTACGGTCAGGGCGAAGACGGCCAGACCGTTCAGGTTACCGTCGTCGATTTCGATGACAACACCGTCACCATCGACTTCAACCACCCCCTCGCAGGCAAAGACCTGGAGTTTGACGTCACCGTTACCGAAGCGCGCCCCGCTACCGATACCGAAGCCCAGACCGGTCAAGTCGGCGGCGGTTGTACCGACGGCAGCTGCGGCTGCGGCCACTAA